From Thamnophis elegans isolate rThaEle1 chromosome 12, rThaEle1.pri, whole genome shotgun sequence, one genomic window encodes:
- the LOC116515413 gene encoding interferon-inducible GTPase 5-like, translating into MASFPYLDEAELRNRKVQYLAQNSVAAASQIQELLDFLNSFKAHVGILGEHRAGVTKLVEGLLSKPCPVTNLYAYFRDAQWPPLSAEVHVHPTFPHLNLHDLPGFVATENPAAYLTKLGDLQPFSCFVLVVGTRGLRDIHLQVLKAIKRKKKLFFVVRTKIDLDLHTARKRLQYRYNPAEQMNRIRKELSEKLTKDGLEAKIFLVSGLQTERYDFASFEEALEGEVLNLKRHHEGNLKDFHAVSQKTVKELFEICKFSSLADVPGVIQAMLANPTQIHLNVALIGETGSGNSSLINALRRAGAEEAGAAPTGIAKTTRVATAYPFPSVPNMFLWDLPGVGLMEDDVKRLDLSRYSAFLLVASERYKHIHSCLAKMIASEGKQSFFVRNKIDVDVEAQGGSQPNVKEKLQEQIRKSCVEALKNDGVECPVFLVSSFMAEAYDLPLLREELQKQAAELKRKALRRAIPTVVSQLVRLKSKVLMKDVWGKTLQVGLSSVDGFKETEVKNLLAIIASFCIHLGLNETSVARTAQCTGKEIHWLHEQIQSRFACSMPPTEVLNLIVKPPSWGNWAWSYMPYWGRGGKVEATISVENVYNLLKQAVVELSEDAERLLLAAFSED; encoded by the exons ATGGCCAGCTTTCCCTATTTAGACGAAGCAGAGTTGAGGAACCGCAAGGTTCAATATCTGGCCCAGAACTCCGTCGCGGCTGCCTCTCAAATCCAGGAACTGCTGGATTTTTTGAACTCCTTCAAGGCCCATGTTGGGATCCTAGGGGAGCACCGCGCAGGGGTGACCAAGCTGGTTGAGGGTCTCCTGAGCAAGCCCTGCCCCGTGACAAACCTTTATGCTTACTTCCGGGACGCTCAATGGCCCCCGCTCTCTGCAGAGGTCCACGTCCATCCCACCTTCCCTCACCTCAACTTGCATGATCTACCCGGCTTCGTAGCCACCGAGAACCCGGCTGCCTATCTCACAAAGCTAGGTGACCTCCAGCCGTTCAGCTGTTTTGTGCTGGTGGTAGGAACCAGGGGCCTCAGAGACATCCATCTCCAAGTCCTCAAGGCCATCAAGCGGAAGAAGAAACTGTTCTTCGTGGTTCGCACCAAGATCGACCTGGATCTTCACACAGCTCGAAAGCGCCTTCAATACAGATACAATCCTGCAGAGCAGATGAACAGGATCAGGAAGGAATTGTCCGAGAAGCTGACCAAGGATGGTTTGGAGGCCAAGATCTTCCTGGTGTCTGGGCTGCAGACGGAGAGATACGACTTTGCTTCGTTCGAGGAAGCTTTGGAAGGAGAAGTACTCAACTTGAAAAG GCACCACGAGGGAAATCTGAAGGACTTCCACGCAGTGAGTCAAAAGACGGTCAAGGAGCTATTTGAGATTTGCAAGTTCAGCAGCTTGGCGGATGTCCCAGGGGTAATCCAGGCTATGCTGGCCAACCCCACTCAAATCCATCTGAATGTAGCTCTGATTGGGGAAACAGGCTCAGGAAACTCCTCCCTGATCAACGCGCTGAGAAGAGCAGGCGCTGAAGAGGCAGGGGCAGCCCCCACCGGAATAGCCAAGACCACCAGGGTAGCCACAGCCTACCCATTCCCTTCCGTCCCTAACATGTTCCTTTGGGATTTGCCAGGGGTGGGGTTGATGGAGGATGACGTGAAGCGCCTGGACCTCAGCCGCTACAGCGCCTTCCTCCTGGTGGCCTCGGAGCGCTACAAGCACATCCACAGCTGTCTGGCCAAAATGATTGCTTCGGAAGGGAAACAGTCTTTCTTTGTGAGGAACAAGATCGACGTAGACGTGGAGGCTCAAGGTGGAAGCCAACCCAACGTGAAGGAGAAACTTCAGGAACAGATCCGGAAGAGCTGCGTGGAAGCTCTGAAGAACGATGGTGTGGAATGTCCGGTCTTCTTGGTCTCCTCCTTCATGGCTGAAGCCTACGACCTGCCTCTCCTTAGGGAAGAACTCCAGAAACAGGCGGCCGAGTTGAAGAGGAAGGCGTTGAGGAGAGCAATCCCAACCGTCGTCTCCCAGCTGGTGAGACTCAAGAGCAAAGTGCTGATGAAGGACGTGTGGGGGAAGACTTTGCAAGTTGGCCTCTCCTCGGTGGATGGCTTCAAGGAGACGGAGGTCAAGAACCTCCTGGCCATCATCGCCAGTTTCTGCATCCACCTCGGTCTGAACGAAACATCTGTCGCGAGGACAGCCCAGTGTACTGGCAAAGAAATCCACTGGCTTCATGAACAGATCCAAAGCCGTTTTGCCTGCTCAATGCCCCCCACCGAGGTGCTCAACCTCATAGTGAAGCCTCCCTCGTGGGGCAACTGGGCGTGGAGCTACATGCCCTACTGGGGCAGAGGAGGTAAAGTGGAGGCCACAATCTCGGTGGAGAACGTTTACAACCTGTTGAAGCAAGCTGTGGTGGAGCTGTCCGAAGATGCGGAGAGGCTGCTGCTGGCAGCCTTCTCGGAGGACTAG